A region of Rhodanobacteraceae bacterium DNA encodes the following proteins:
- a CDS encoding FMN-dependent NADH-azoreductase — protein MKLLHVDSSVLGENSASRDLSAAIVARLRAEHPGIEVTYRDLAAQTLPHFTPVLADSHPCVQRNAEILDEFLAADTVVIGAPMYNFTIPSQLKAWIDRILIAGKTFRYTGNGPQGLAGGKRVIIASSRGGIYSEGPAQAIDFQETYLRHVFGFVGITDPEFVRAEGLNLSAAQREAALARAHDHIEGELGIAA, from the coding sequence ATGAAACTGTTGCATGTCGATTCCAGCGTCCTCGGCGAAAACTCGGCCTCGCGCGACCTGAGCGCGGCCATCGTCGCGCGCCTGCGCGCCGAACATCCCGGGATCGAGGTGACCTATCGCGACCTCGCCGCGCAGACCCTGCCGCACTTCACGCCGGTGCTGGCCGACAGCCATCCGTGCGTTCAGCGCAACGCCGAAATCCTCGATGAATTCCTCGCCGCCGACACCGTCGTGATCGGCGCGCCGATGTACAACTTCACCATCCCGTCGCAACTCAAGGCGTGGATCGACCGGATCCTGATTGCCGGCAAGACCTTCCGCTACACCGGGAACGGTCCGCAAGGGCTCGCCGGCGGCAAGCGCGTGATCATCGCGTCGTCGCGCGGCGGCATCTACAGCGAAGGCCCGGCGCAGGCGATCGATTTCCAGGAAACCTACCTGCGCCATGTATTCGGATTCGTCGGCATCACCGACCCCGAATTCGTGCGCGCGGAAGGCCTGAACCTCAGCGCCGCGCAACGCGAAGCCGCGCTGGCGCGTGCACACGATCACATCGAGGGCGAGCTGGGCATCGCGGCGTAA
- a CDS encoding Transcriptional regulator, LysR family, with protein sequence MSVAADQLPDLNDFYFFAAVVEHGGFSAASRALNVPKSRLSKRVSQLEDGLGVRLLQRTTRKFVVTEAGERFYRHCQAMLAEARAAAEDAASLGGEACGLVRLSCPVSLAQSLLAPVLPRFLEAHPQVQLRVLSSNRRVDVIGEGFDVAVRVRDKLDTDAELVARRFGPQRVVLVASPAFLEQYGEPRTPQELSALPVVSLFEHEGDQTWDLYDRACARTSVPVRPRLISGEFRILIDAALQGIGIAWVPEQSCVEELRSGRLRVVLPEWGLPQGILHIVYPSRRGMLPAVRALVDFLVEAFEHETDGDVQGGR encoded by the coding sequence GTGTCCGTTGCCGCCGACCAGTTGCCCGACCTCAACGATTTCTATTTCTTCGCCGCGGTGGTCGAGCACGGCGGCTTCTCCGCCGCCAGCCGCGCGCTCAACGTGCCCAAGTCGCGCCTGAGCAAGCGCGTGTCGCAACTGGAAGACGGTCTTGGCGTTCGCCTGTTGCAGCGAACCACGCGCAAGTTCGTGGTCACCGAAGCCGGCGAGCGTTTCTACCGCCATTGCCAGGCGATGCTGGCGGAAGCGCGCGCGGCGGCCGAGGATGCCGCGTCGCTGGGTGGCGAGGCGTGCGGTCTCGTGCGCCTGAGTTGTCCGGTGTCGCTGGCGCAAAGCCTGCTGGCGCCAGTCCTGCCGCGTTTCCTCGAGGCGCATCCGCAGGTGCAGTTGCGGGTGTTGTCCAGCAACCGCCGCGTGGACGTGATCGGGGAAGGCTTCGACGTGGCCGTGCGTGTGCGTGACAAGCTGGACACCGACGCGGAACTGGTGGCGCGACGTTTTGGTCCCCAGCGCGTGGTGCTGGTCGCAAGCCCTGCTTTTCTTGAACAATACGGCGAACCGCGCACGCCGCAGGAGTTGTCCGCGTTGCCGGTGGTGAGCTTGTTCGAGCACGAAGGCGACCAGACTTGGGATCTCTACGATCGTGCCTGCGCAAGGACATCGGTGCCGGTGCGGCCGCGCCTGATCAGCGGCGAATTCAGGATCCTGATCGACGCGGCGCTGCAAGGCATCGGCATCGCCTGGGTCCCCGAACAGTCCTGCGTCGAGGAACTGCGCAGCGGCCGCTTGCGCGTGGTGTTGCCCGAATGGGGCTTGCCGCAGGGCATCCTGCACATCGTCTATCCCAGCCGCCGCGGCATGCTGCCGGCGGTGCGCGCGCTGGTGGATTTCCTGGTCGAGGCGTTCGAACATGAAACCGATGGCGATGTTCAGGGCGGGCGCTGA